The Kosmotoga olearia TBF 19.5.1 sequence AGATGCTTATTGGGCTGGATTAGTTCATGACATAGGAAAGCTTTTGATACCGAAAGAAATTTTGGACAAACCCGCAAAACTTACGGACGAAGAATTGGCGCTGGTCAAAAAACATCCCTTCTGGGGTTATAAAGTACTTGTCTCCTCTGAAAGGATGGAGAAATTGGCAAAATATGTTCTGTATCACCACGAACGATGGGATGGGACAGGGTATCCTCAGGGGTTGAAAGGCGAAGAGATACCGCTGATATCGCGAATATTGGCTGTGGCAGATGCTTATGATGCAATGAGAAGCGACAGAGCTTACAGAAAAGGGTTGACAAGGGAAGAAGCTATAAGAGAACTGCAAAAGAATGCCGGGAAACAATTCGACCCGAAATTGGTGAAAACGTTCGTAGCCATTCTTCTGGAAATTTTGAGTGAATATTCTGAAACAGGTAAGGTACAATAAAACATACCACGGGAACAATTCCCGTGGCATGTTTTTACCCTTGATAAATCGAATTTACTTTATGTTGTAGAAAGAATCCAGACCCAGGAACTTGGCGTCTTCTCCCAGCTCTTCCTCGATTCTAAGAAGCTCGTTGTACTTGGCAATTCTTTCGCTTCTTGAGGCTGAACCTGTCTTTATCATGCCGGTATTTGCCGCTACTGCAAGATGAGCGATGAACGTGTCTTCTGTTTCACCGGATCTGTGGGAAATAACACAAGTCATTCCGTGTTTCTGAGCGTACTCTATGGTATCCAGAGTCTCGGTAACTGAACCGATCTGGTTGAGCTTTATCAGGATAGAGTTGGAAGAGTTATTTTCCACACCCTTCTTAAGTCTTTTCAAGTTGGTAACGTACAGGTCGTCTCCAACGATCTGGACTTTTTTGCCGACTCTTTCGTTGAACTTTGTGAAGGCTTCCCAGTCTTCCTCGAAGAATGGGTCTTCAATGCTGATTATCGGATATCTGGAAACGAGGTCTTCATAGTAGTTTATAAGATCTTCCGAAGTCATTTCCTTGCCATCGATGTAGTATATGTTTTTCTCTTCATCGTAGAATGAACTTGCTGCACAATCAAGAGCAACAAAAATCTCTTCTCCCGCTTTGTAGCCAGCGTTCTCAATAGCTTTTATAATGTACTGAATGGCTTCTTCATTGTTGGAGAAATTCGGAGCGAAACCACCTTCGTCACCAACGGCAGTGACGTGTCCGTCAGCTTTCAGCAATTTTTTCAGGTGTTGGAATGTCTCCACACCTGCTCTCAGAGCGTCTTTGAAGGTTTTGAAGCCTGCCGGGACAATCATGAATTCCTGGATATCGAGATTATTGTCTGCGTGTTTACCACCATTAATGATGTTCATGAAAGGGACCGGAAGCTGTTTGGCGTTGACTCCGCCAAGGTATTGATACAATGGAAGGCCGAGGCTTTCTGCTGCTGCTCTAGCTACCGCCATGGATACGCCAAGGATCGCGTTGGCACCGAGTTTTTCCTTTGATTCCGTACCATCGAGTTCCAGGAGAATCCTGTCGATCTCTGTTTGGGCGAAAGCGTTCATTCCAATGATTTCAGGTGCGATAACCTCGTTCACGTTGTCTACAGCTTTCAAAACACCTTTACCGAGAAATCTCTTTTTATCTCCATCTCTCAATTCGAGAGCCTCAAACTTTCCAGTAGAGGCTCCTGATGGAACGATTGCCCTTCCATAGGCTCCATCGTCCAGCCAGACTTCAACTTCTACTGTTGGTGTTCCGCGTGAATCGAGAACCTCTCTTGCGATTACATCAACTATCTGGGCGTACATATTAACACCTCCTGTATTCAGTCGGGAATTACCAGAGTACCAACTTTCTCGCCAATTATAGCACGCAGCAGATTTCCGCTGGTAAAGAAATCGATAACGATGATAGGTATTTTATGTTTTTTGCAAATGGAAAAAGCTTCTATATCCATTATCTTTAAATCCCGTTCAATTGCTTCGGTGAAAGTGATTCTGTCGATTTTTTTCGTGTCAGGATGTTTCTTTGGATCGAGTTCGTATACACCGTCAACCTTGGTGGCTTTTATTATGATGTCAGTATGAAGTTCAATTGCTCTGATAGCGGCTGCGGTATCGGTGGTGAAGTAGGGAATTGTCGTTCCTCCACCGAGAATAACGATGTTTCCTTCCCTCAGAAGTTGTTCTGCTCTGCTGTATTTGTAAGGCTCGAAAGATGGGAACGAGACAATCGATGAAATTGCCACCGCTTTCAATCCCTTTGAAGAGAGATAATCCTTCAGATAGAGTGTGTTAATCAGGGTTCCCAACATCCCGATCTCGTCGGATACGGTGGGAGAAATATGTGTTAGCTCTTTGCCTCGGAAGAGGTTGCCTGCACCTATGACGATTGCAATCTCGATTCCACGTTCCTTTACGCCGCGAAGTTCGTTAACGAGATATTGTAACCTTTCTTCGCTGAATCCTTTATTGCCCTCGCCACTAAGGGCTTCACCACTGAGTTTTAACAATACTCTCCTGTACATAGCACCCTCCAAAAAAAGAGGTGAGCAATGCCCACCTCTTTATCTTTCATTATTAATCGCTTTCCCCAACTTCCCATCTAACAAATCTGCTAACCTTTATATTTTCACCAGTTTTGGCGATGGTTTCAACAATCAGGTCTTTGATTGTTTTACCTTTTTCAAACACATATTCCTGCTCCATGAGACAATTTTCCTGGTAGAAGGATTCGAGTTTGTTTTCAATAATTTTGTCGATTATGTGTTCGGGTTTTCCGGAATTCTTCATTTGTTCACGATAGATTTCCTTTTCCTTTTCAATGACATCGGCTGGTACATCTTCTCTTGAAATCCAGCGTGGAGCCATTGATGCGATCTGCAGAGAGATCTTGTGGGCGAGTTCCTTGAACTCATTGGTTCTCGCAACGAAGTCGGTATTACAGTTGAGCTCGAGCATGACACCGATTCTACTGTTGTGGTGGATGTAAGAGTAGATTATTCCTTCACCGGTAGCTCTTCCTGCTACTTTGTCAGCTTTCATAGCACCTTTCTTTCTCAGGTATTCCTTTGCTTTCTCGAAATCACCGTCATTTTCCATAAGAGCCTTCTTGCAGTCAAGCATACCGGCTCCGGTCATGGCTCTCAGCTTTTTTACCATGTCAGCGGTAATTTTTGCCATTCTGTGTCTCCTCCTTTCTAACATCTCCTTATGGATTATATCTTAACTTGAGAAAATAATATTTCAAAGTCGTTAAGTTGAACCTGAAAATTTTCTTTTCAGGGCTTCCTCAACGTATGGAGGAACCCATAAAGAAACATCTCCACCGAAACTTGCAGCCTCTCTAACAATAGAAGAAGATAAGAAAGAGTATTTAGGATCCGTCATGAGAAAAACCGTTTCCAGGTCGGCGTACATGGCCTTATTGATGTGTGCCACCTGAATCTCCATTTCAAAATCGGAGATAGCGCGAAGACCTCTAACTACTATCTTGATACCGGCCTTTCTAGCGTAATCTACCAATAACCCTTCGTAAGAATCTGCTCGAGCGTTTTGAATTCCTTCAACCGCTTTTTCAACCATCGACAACCTTTCGGAAAAAGTAAAAAAGTATCTTTTGTTGATGTTCTTCATTACCAGAACAACAACCTCATCGAAGATCTTTGAAGCGCGTTTTAAGATATCCATATGACCGTAGGTTATTGGATCAAAGGATCCGGGATAAATTGCTTTCACCTTGACTCCCCCGTTTCTGGTTTCTCTTCGAGTTGCAATTCTATCCGTTTGTTCTTTTTTAGTTTTTCTCCTATTTCTATTAGATCAGCCAGCGTCATTTTTCCAAGCTCACGCATCATGGAATTATAAAGCCGGAACCAGACATATTTTACAGTACAATTCGGATCTATATCACATTCTGTATTTTCTCTTACGCAGACGTATGAATTCATTGGTTTATCGAGTTTGAGTATTACATCCCTCAGGTAGATTTCGTTGGCCGGTTTGGCGAGTACATAACCACCATAGCGTCCCCTTGTTGCTTTAACGAATCCTGCGTCCCTGAGCTCTGCGAAAATCTTTTCCAGAAAATCTCTCGGGATCATGTCGCGTTCCGCTATTTTTGCCAGCGATAGTTTTGGATTGCCGCTTTCAGCGGCAAGTGCAAGCTCGTAAAGCGCTCTGAGAGCGTAGCTGCTTTTAACGGTGAATCCCATGGATTACACCTCCGCATCCATGGCTTCTTCTGTTGCCAGA is a genomic window containing:
- the eno gene encoding phosphopyruvate hydratase produces the protein MYAQIVDVIAREVLDSRGTPTVEVEVWLDDGAYGRAIVPSGASTGKFEALELRDGDKKRFLGKGVLKAVDNVNEVIAPEIIGMNAFAQTEIDRILLELDGTESKEKLGANAILGVSMAVARAAAESLGLPLYQYLGGVNAKQLPVPFMNIINGGKHADNNLDIQEFMIVPAGFKTFKDALRAGVETFQHLKKLLKADGHVTAVGDEGGFAPNFSNNEEAIQYIIKAIENAGYKAGEEIFVALDCAASSFYDEEKNIYYIDGKEMTSEDLINYYEDLVSRYPIISIEDPFFEEDWEAFTKFNERVGKKVQIVGDDLYVTNLKRLKKGVENNSSNSILIKLNQIGSVTETLDTIEYAQKHGMTCVISHRSGETEDTFIAHLAVAANTGMIKTGSASRSERIAKYNELLRIEEELGEDAKFLGLDSFYNIK
- the pyrH gene encoding UMP kinase, coding for MYRRVLLKLSGEALSGEGNKGFSEERLQYLVNELRGVKERGIEIAIVIGAGNLFRGKELTHISPTVSDEIGMLGTLINTLYLKDYLSSKGLKAVAISSIVSFPSFEPYKYSRAEQLLREGNIVILGGGTTIPYFTTDTAAAIRAIELHTDIIIKATKVDGVYELDPKKHPDTKKIDRITFTEAIERDLKIMDIEAFSICKKHKIPIIVIDFFTSGNLLRAIIGEKVGTLVIPD
- the tsf gene encoding translation elongation factor Ts — encoded protein: MAKITADMVKKLRAMTGAGMLDCKKALMENDGDFEKAKEYLRKKGAMKADKVAGRATGEGIIYSYIHHNSRIGVMLELNCNTDFVARTNEFKELAHKISLQIASMAPRWISREDVPADVIEKEKEIYREQMKNSGKPEHIIDKIIENKLESFYQENCLMEQEYVFEKGKTIKDLIVETIAKTGENIKVSRFVRWEVGESD
- the coaD gene encoding pantetheine-phosphate adenylyltransferase, producing MKAIYPGSFDPITYGHMDILKRASKIFDEVVVLVMKNINKRYFFTFSERLSMVEKAVEGIQNARADSYEGLLVDYARKAGIKIVVRGLRAISDFEMEIQVAHINKAMYADLETVFLMTDPKYSFLSSSIVREAASFGGDVSLWVPPYVEEALKRKFSGST
- a CDS encoding RrF2 family transcriptional regulator, whose translation is MGFTVKSSYALRALYELALAAESGNPKLSLAKIAERDMIPRDFLEKIFAELRDAGFVKATRGRYGGYVLAKPANEIYLRDVILKLDKPMNSYVCVRENTECDIDPNCTVKYVWFRLYNSMMRELGKMTLADLIEIGEKLKKNKRIELQLEEKPETGESR